CGTTGGGCTATGTACAAGGTACAGGCAAAGAGCCAAAAGACGGGCAACCGGTAAGTTATACACATATGCCCGACTTCGAGGATTATGGTCTGGGATGCTTCCTTCTTGCGGGCACTGAAGTATATAAATTAAAAAAATAATCTTTAACATCCATGCCCAAACAAAGACACCTCATCCTACTGCTTCTCTCAATGGTTCCTGTATTCGTAAAAGCACAGCAGGCAGGCAATTATTCTTCCGGTTTCAAAAAGCAGGGAAATGAATACTTTTTTTCCACGCAGAATGCCGACGTGAAGCTGGAGTTTTGTACTCCGGGAATGTTTCGTACAAGGGTTACCTGGAACAGGGGGTTCGAACGCGAAGAGGGGCTCATGGTGTCAAACTATCGCTGGACGGCAGTGGATATTTCCTCCTCCGAGACAGCAGATCGGTTTTCAATACAAAGCACGAAGTTAAATGTAATCGTATATAAAGCGCCGTTCAGGATAGATGTATATTCTAAAGATGGTAAGTTGCTCTGCTCTGAAGTTGCCGGTGCCGAGAAAAGAGGGGATACCGTGTCCTGCACAAAGACGCTGACTCCCGACGAGCATTTTTTTGGTTTCGGCGAACGGATGGATTTTATAGATCAGAGAAACAAGAAAGTCTCCCTCAATGTAGGCAGGGGCAAAGGACGTCCGCATATCATAGGCGCCTATAATATCCTTGAGGCAAATTATTCGCCTGTACCCTTCTTCATGAGTACGAAGGGCTATGGTATTTTTCTGCATAATTCTTTTGCTACCGAGTGGGATATGGGCGCGACCATGGATGCCCAGTACAGTTTTAAAGCAGCCGGAGGGGAACTGGACTATTATTTCATGTATGGTCCTGATTTTTCATCCATTCTTTCTGATTACACGGCTTTGACTGGGAGAAGTCCGTTATTGCCGCAATTTGCCCTGGGGCTTCACACCGGGACTTACAGCGGAGGAACATGGGGCCACGAAAAAGAAACTTCTGATAATTACGTGGTGCAGCTGGCAAGGAAGTTCAGGGAGCTGGGTATTCCGGTCGATCTGCTCTGGCTCGACTCAACCTGGCGTATTTTTGGCAAGAATGGAGGGAACGGAGCCACTTCCTTCGAGTGGCGGGAGACCTTTAAGGATCCGAAAGGAATGTTCGACAGCATCTACGCGATGAATTACAAAATGGTGGGCTTACATCTCAGGCCGCGCTTCGATAACGGGATTAAGCTTAATCTGCTCGACCAGGCCCGTGAGAAGGGATTTGTATATCCTGAACCAAATAATAAAGGCGAGTTTGTGAATTTCTTTGATCAGAAGTCTGTCGACTGGTGGTGGGAGAACGGCGTCATGAGGGTTGCTTCTCTGGGGGCTAAGTTTTTAAAGACCGACGAAGGGAGTGCTTTTGGGGGACTTGCTAACGAAAGCGACAAGACGGGGCCTACCGACAGAACAGCGCAGAAACTGCACAATGTATTTCCCATAGCGTACGCGAAAGCACCCTATGAAAAGTTCCAGCAGCTTAACGGAATCAGGGGTTTGAATCAAACGCGCGAAGGATATGCCGGCATTCAGCGTTACCCCTTTATTTTTGCCGGCGACTGGCCCAGCCAGTGGCAATATTTTGCGCCGGTGATCAAAGCTGGATTGAATATTGGACTGTCGGGCGTGGGATACTGGGCACACTGTATGGGCGGCTTTGAACAGCCTGCCGATCCTGAACTCTACATCCGCTGGGTACAGTTCGGCATGTTCAGTCCCATTGCGCTTGTATTTGGAATGGATCATCCTGGCTATAAGGAACCCTGGAACTATGGAGAACAGGCGCTTGCCAATTTTAAGAAGTATGATCTGCTGCGTTACAGGCTGATCCCCTATATTTATAGTAATGCTCACCAAATGTACTTAACGGGTATGCCTTTAATGCAATCGCTTGTTTTGAACTATCAGAATGATCCGAATGTATATGATATAGGCGACCAGTATATGTTCGGCAGCAACCTGATGGTTTGTCCTGTTACTACTAAAGGCGCTCAAACCCGTACCGTGTATTTGCCGGAGGGAACCTGGTACGACTACTGGACAGGGAAAAAGTATGAAGGAAAGAAATATGTGCATGTAGTAACTCCGCTCGATACGATACCTGTATTTGCAAAAGCAGGGGCGATAATTCCCATGCAGCCCGAAATGAAATACACCGGAGAGAAACCGGTGGATAAAATTACGCTTGATATTTTTCCCGGGGCTAATTCTTCTTTCAGACTGTATGAAGATGACGGACTTAGTCTTGATTATCAGAAGGGCAA
The window above is part of the Arcticibacter tournemirensis genome. Proteins encoded here:
- a CDS encoding glycoside hydrolase family 31 protein; its protein translation is MPKQRHLILLLLSMVPVFVKAQQAGNYSSGFKKQGNEYFFSTQNADVKLEFCTPGMFRTRVTWNRGFEREEGLMVSNYRWTAVDISSSETADRFSIQSTKLNVIVYKAPFRIDVYSKDGKLLCSEVAGAEKRGDTVSCTKTLTPDEHFFGFGERMDFIDQRNKKVSLNVGRGKGRPHIIGAYNILEANYSPVPFFMSTKGYGIFLHNSFATEWDMGATMDAQYSFKAAGGELDYYFMYGPDFSSILSDYTALTGRSPLLPQFALGLHTGTYSGGTWGHEKETSDNYVVQLARKFRELGIPVDLLWLDSTWRIFGKNGGNGATSFEWRETFKDPKGMFDSIYAMNYKMVGLHLRPRFDNGIKLNLLDQAREKGFVYPEPNNKGEFVNFFDQKSVDWWWENGVMRVASLGAKFLKTDEGSAFGGLANESDKTGPTDRTAQKLHNVFPIAYAKAPYEKFQQLNGIRGLNQTREGYAGIQRYPFIFAGDWPSQWQYFAPVIKAGLNIGLSGVGYWAHCMGGFEQPADPELYIRWVQFGMFSPIALVFGMDHPGYKEPWNYGEQALANFKKYDLLRYRLIPYIYSNAHQMYLTGMPLMQSLVLNYQNDPNVYDIGDQYMFGSNLMVCPVTTKGAQTRTVYLPEGTWYDYWTGKKYEGKKYVHVVTPLDTIPVFAKAGAIIPMQPEMKYTGEKPVDKITLDIFPGANSSFRLYEDDGLSLDYQKGKYASTEIRTVRQAKSLKLIISQPVGSYRPSIHTYLAKIRLEEANKPSAVTENGETLRGGWRYDDKEHVLYVESTLNNNSNIEFNIIF